In Rhododendron vialii isolate Sample 1 chromosome 9a, ASM3025357v1, the following are encoded in one genomic region:
- the LOC131299837 gene encoding rust resistance kinase Lr10-like: protein YVSSSFRCNCHLLFLFFSLTSFVTWLNLDICFFTAVKLVVFYTVFFIVGLIVAARLLCVPCVFGFLIYKFSIRHVSTFDSIEGFLQGQNHLVPIRYSYSDIKKMTNGFRDKLGEGGYGSVYKGKLRSGSFVAVKMLSKPKANGQDFINEVATIGRIHHVNVVELIGYCAERSKRALVYDFMPNGSLEKYISSPEGKLSLSYKQMYEISLGVARGIGYLHQGCDMQILHFDIKPHNILLDENFTPKVSDFGLAKLYPTDENTVTVTAARGTLGYMAPEFFYQNIGGVSHKADIYSFGMLLMEMAGKRRNWNSSANSSQIFFPSWVYNQFSEGKNVQIEETTEEESKMVNKMMLVALWCIQMRPSDRPSVNKVVEMLEGNIELLHTPPKPFLYSQGMQAENNEMNERLSNLSGACMDSLTRDISGGR from the exons tacgtTTCTTCTAGTTTTAGATGCAATTGTcatctcctctttctttttttttccttaacttCCTTCGTCACTTGGCTAAATCTTGATATCTGTTTTTTCACAGCTGTTAAATTAGTTGTGTTCTATACGGTGTTCTTCATCGTAG GACTGATCGTAGCAGCAAGGCTTCTGTGTGTACCATGTGTGTTTGGGTTTTTAATCTATAAGTTCAGCATAAGACATGTATCCACGTTTGATAGCATAGAAGGTTTCTTGCAAGGTCAGAATCACCTTGTGCCTATTAGGTACTCCTACTCGGACATCAAGAAGATGACAAATGGTTTTAGGGACAAGTTAGGGGAAGGAGGCTATGGTTCTGTATACAAAGGGAAGCTCAGAAGTGGCTCTTTCGTAGCAGTTAAAATGCTAAGCAAGCCGAAAGCTAATGGACAAGACTTTATCAACGAAGTTGCGACCATTGGAAGGATTCATCATGTCAATGTTGTTGAGCTAATTGGATATTGCGCCGAGAGATCTAAGCGTGCTCTTGTGTATGACTTCATGCCTAATGGGTCTCTAGAGAAGTACATCTCTTCTCCAGAAGGAAAATTGTCCTTAAGTTATAAGCAAATGTATGAAATTTCTCTGGGAGTGGCTCGTGGTATTGGATATCTGCATCAGGGTTGTGACATGCAGATCTTGCATTTTGATATAAAGCCTCATAACATTCTTCTTGACGAGAATTTCACTCCAAAAGTTTCAGATTTTGGGCTTGCAAAATTGTATCCAACAGACGAGAACACTGTGACCGTGACTGCAGCAAGAGGAACCTTGGGCTATATGGCTCCAGAGTTTTTCTACCAAAACATCGGAGGTGTTTCCCATAAAGCTGACATCTATAGTTTCGGAATGTTGTTGATGGAAATGGCAGGCAAGAGAAGAAATTGGAATTCATCAGCTAATTCAAgccaaatttttttcccttcttgggTTTATAATCAATTCTCTGAAGGAAAGAACGTACAAATCGAAGAGACCACCGAGGAGGAGAGTAAGATGGTAAACAAGATGATGTTAGTGGCGTTATGGTGTATACAAATGAGGCCTAGTGACCGTCCTTCGGTGAACAAAGTTGTTGAGATGCTTGAAGGAAATATAGAATTGCTTCACACGCCTCCAAAGCCTTTTCTGTATTCACAAGGTATGCAGGCCGAGAATAATGAAATGAATGAAAGATTGTCCAATCTGTCAGGTGCTTGTATGGATTCTCTCACCCGTGATATAAGTGGTGGACGCTAA